CTAAAGCCACATCGGGATACCCTTCTGTAAATTCGGGCATATTCGTAGGAAGACCCGCCCCTGTGATGATGATATCCACACCCAATTCACAAGCATCTCGAGCAACCCTACCATAATCATTGATAGCATACAAGATATTTGCAGCTATGGGTTTGCCATTGGCAATTTTTCGAGTATTGTTAATAATTGCTTTAAAACTCTCTCTAGAATAAAAATTTTCTGCCTCAAAAGGTCGCTCACTGATCTCTTTTTTGATGTATCGTTTGTCTTTGTAATATCCTGTTCCTACAGAGCTTATGACGCCTAAGCCTCCTTCAAGACTTACATTCCCGGCAAGTTTGTCCCAACTAATACCAAGGCCCATACCTCCTTGAATAATAGGATATTCTATAGTATATTTACCAATCTTAAGAGCTTTTAATGCCATCATGTTGCCTTTAGTTTTACAAATTTTCTCTTCCCTACTTGGAGTATATACTCACCTTGTTCTAATTGCATTTGAACATCATTGACTTTGACTTGATTCACACTTAGTGCATTTTGTTTGATATCTCTTCGTGCTTGAGAGGTTGAAGGCTCTAATCCACAATCAACCAAAGCTTGGGCAATCCAAATAGGAGCGTGACACTCATAAGTCTCCATGTCGCTTGGAAGTTGATTTTTTGAATGTACCTTATCAAACTCTTCTTTTGCTTGCACCGCCGCTTCTTCACTGTGATAGCGTGCTACTATCTCATGGGCTAGGTTTTCTTTGACGCGTTTTGGATGGATGATTCCATCTTTAACTTTTTGTTTCAATGCATCAATCTTATCAATAGAGAGCGCACTAAGTAACTCATAATAACGCCACATCAAATCATCACTAATGCTGAGCATTTTGCCAAACATTTCATTAGGCTCATCTGTTACGCCGATGTAATTCCCCAATGATTTGCTCATCTTATTGACGCCATCTAAGCCTTCAAGGAGTGGCATCATGATAACGGCTTGTTCTTTTCCAATATTATAAGCGCGTTGCAAATGTCTTCCCATCAATAGGTTGAACTTTTGATCCGTCCCGCCCATCTCGATATCTGATTTTTTAGCCACACTATCGTATCCCTGCAATAAAGGATACAAAAATTCGCTGATTGATATTGGTGCACCGGATTTGTATCTTTTATCAAAATCTTCACGCTCCAGCATTCTAGCGACATTAAAAGTCGTC
This genomic window from Sulfurospirillum sp. 1612 contains:
- the tyrS gene encoding tyrosine--tRNA ligase, whose product is MIESALIEIKRGVSEIIDEERVVTLLKNYFEKGQTYYVKAGFDPTAPDLHLGHTVLLQKMAMFQKYGAIVQFIIGDFTGMIGDPTGKNETRKKLDKEQVLANAKSYEEQVFKVLDRSKTEILFNSSWIEALGASGMLELTTTFNVARMLEREDFDKRYKSGAPISISEFLYPLLQGYDSVAKKSDIEMGGTDQKFNLLMGRHLQRAYNIGKEQAVIMMPLLEGLDGVNKMSKSLGNYIGVTDEPNEMFGKMLSISDDLMWRYYELLSALSIDKIDALKQKVKDGIIHPKRVKENLAHEIVARYHSEEAAVQAKEEFDKVHSKNQLPSDMETYECHAPIWIAQALVDCGLEPSTSQARRDIKQNALSVNQVKVNDVQMQLEQGEYILQVGKRKFVKLKAT